A window from Nothobranchius furzeri strain GRZ-AD chromosome 17, NfurGRZ-RIMD1, whole genome shotgun sequence encodes these proteins:
- the LOC107393835 gene encoding C2 calcium-dependent domain-containing protein 4C produces MWVFGKIRERVENIPQELNRYMRKGEEDLPFSSKTGSSQNLHSNIITPDNIPEFCLPPRLCRRSPLPEVEKGQLFLDHQKQYSSATQTSPSQKASKKPLPFSAEDYGLVGLYERPNTRRKESLLLSKSSGYVFELFSCKHRPGAGSSERETPSSDDDSPFGSCYKSPNIVPSRRGCLKQTKSCPLLFEIKEKSGRLQKVGLSLTSSPCSPPTSEEPSLTLSPPVPPSLDILQCQERLQHEHVLPLQGFGKVHLSAEQTTFSNNNSSTLYSLRVRVVSVEGLSDETDQCTLNCAVSLCLTPGKLQQQKSATIRNCRSPVFNEDFFFTELSHKDLVELQLRVKVVNKPAAGALRRGVVIGMTSVPLKQLLLLRELA; encoded by the coding sequence ATGTGGGTCTTCGGGAAGATCAGGGAGAGAGTGGAAAACATTCCCCAAGAGCTGAATCGCTACATGAGGAAAGGTGAGGAGGATCTTCCGTTTTCATCTAAGACCGGCTCATCCCAGAATCTGCACAGCAACATCATTACACCGGATAACATCCCAGAGTTCTGCCTGCCTCCACGGCTTTGCAGGAGGAGTCCTCTGCCAGAAGTGGAGAAAGGTCAACTATTCCTGGACCATCAAAAGCAGTATTCAAGTGCTACGCAGACATCACCGTCTCAGAAGGCTTCAAAGAAACCGCTGCCCTTCTCTGCAGAAGACTATGGTCTGGTTGGGTTGTATGAGAGGCCCAACACTCGAAGGAAAGAGTCTTTGCTCCTTTCTAAATCTTCTGGGTACGTGTTTGAACTGTTTTCATGCAAACACCGTCCAGGAGCAGGAAGCAGTGAAAGGGAAACTCCTTCCTCTGACGACGACTCTCCCTTTGGGTCCTGCTACAAGTCACCCAACATCGTCCCATCAAGACGTGGTTGCCTCAAGCAAACTAAATCCTGTCCTTTACTGTTTGAGATCAAGGAGAAAAGTGGGAGGTTGCAGAAGGTTGGTTTGAGTTTAACATCCTCTCCTTGTAGCCCTCCAACGTCAGAGGAACCCTCGCTCACCCTGTCCCCACCTGTCCCCCCTTCACTGGACATTCTCCAATGCCAGGAGAGACTTCAACATGAACACGTCCTTCCCTTACAAGGATTCGGCAAAGTTCACCTCTCAGCCGAACAAACAACATTCTCCAACAACAATTCCTCAACCCTTTACTCGCTGAGGGTGCGCGTGGTGTCTGTGGAAGGTTTGAGTGATGAAACAGACCAGTGCACCCTGAACTGTGCAGTCAGTCTGTGTCTCACACCAGggaagctgcagcagcagaagagCGCCACCATCAGGAACTGTCGCAGCCCTGTGTTTAATGAGGATTTCTTCTTCACAGAGCTCAGTCACAAGGATCTAGTGGAACTGCAGCTCAGGGTGAAAGTGGTGAACAAACCTGCAGCTGGAGCCCTGAGGAGGGGAGTGGTGATCGGAATGACCAGTGTACCACTAAAGCAGTTACTGCTTCTTAGGGAACTAGCATAA